One window from the genome of Clostridiales bacterium encodes:
- a CDS encoding FAD-dependent oxidoreductase: MTEYEIEKTKNIPVIADVDVLVCGGGPAGIGAAVCAASMGVKTLVVEMFDCLGGIATSGMMSHWGGASSSIVMLEIFRRTREKCNVLGWADENSAEIAQIHHEAQKIALDEFVAEVGADVLFYTKVCGVKMNGNRIEGVFVENKSGRGFIKAKIIVDATGDGDVAYYAGVPFYKGRESDGKMQPVSVMFKLGGVDYSRAVFPHCFEASIPLDNGEELQSLGKKLLPFPAGHVLLYRQPTPGTVCCNMTNAIDVDGTDARSLSNALMQCRSQLEPIIDFLHKNAPGYENCWLMSTGPLIGVRETRHFEGVERLEKEDILNARYFDNWIVRHAYFNFDVHNMSGNGLDETGVQDKFGQTRGYTIPYGCLLPKTVEGLLLSGRNISGSHIAHSNFRIMSVCIALGEAAGAASALCVKNKLASLKDVNVSGIQKAVTGAKFNK; the protein is encoded by the coding sequence ATGACCGAATACGAAATTGAAAAAACAAAAAACATTCCCGTAATTGCAGATGTCGACGTATTGGTTTGCGGCGGCGGACCTGCCGGAATAGGTGCGGCGGTTTGTGCGGCAAGTATGGGCGTAAAAACTCTCGTCGTGGAGATGTTCGATTGCTTGGGCGGCATTGCAACGTCCGGGATGATGTCGCATTGGGGCGGCGCGTCATCGAGCATAGTCATGCTAGAAATATTCAGGCGAACGCGCGAAAAATGCAATGTTCTCGGGTGGGCGGACGAAAATAGCGCCGAAATAGCTCAAATACATCACGAGGCACAAAAAATAGCGCTTGATGAATTCGTCGCGGAAGTCGGCGCAGACGTACTGTTTTATACAAAGGTCTGCGGCGTTAAAATGAACGGCAACCGCATAGAAGGCGTGTTCGTCGAGAACAAGAGCGGGCGCGGGTTTATAAAGGCAAAGATTATCGTAGACGCGACGGGCGACGGCGACGTCGCATACTATGCGGGCGTGCCTTTTTATAAGGGACGTGAGAGCGATGGCAAAATGCAGCCCGTATCCGTCATGTTCAAATTAGGCGGGGTCGACTATTCTCGAGCTGTTTTTCCGCACTGCTTTGAAGCAAGCATACCCCTCGATAACGGCGAGGAATTGCAATCCCTTGGTAAAAAGTTATTGCCATTTCCTGCAGGACATGTTCTGTTATACCGACAGCCTACGCCGGGCACCGTTTGTTGTAATATGACAAACGCTATAGACGTGGACGGCACGGACGCGCGGTCGCTGTCGAATGCGCTTATGCAGTGCCGTTCTCAACTCGAGCCGATAATAGACTTTTTACATAAGAACGCGCCCGGCTACGAAAACTGTTGGCTCATGAGCACTGGCCCGCTCATAGGTGTTCGCGAAACGCGGCATTTCGAGGGCGTGGAGCGGCTCGAAAAGGAAGATATCCTGAATGCGCGCTACTTCGATAATTGGATCGTTCGACATGCGTACTTCAATTTCGACGTGCATAATATGAGCGGCAACGGCTTGGACGAAACAGGTGTTCAGGACAAATTCGGTCAAACGCGTGGTTATACTATACCTTACGGCTGTTTGCTCCCAAAAACCGTCGAAGGGCTGTTGTTGTCGGGCAGGAACATATCGGGCAGTCATATTGCCCATTCCAATTTCAGGATAATGTCGGTGTGCATTGCGCTCGGCGAAGCGGCGGGCGCGGCGTCGGCATTGTGCGTAAAAAATAAACTCGCATCGCTAAAGGACGTCAATGTGTCGGGCAT